From Dehalococcoidia bacterium:
ACCGCTGGAAGGACCAGGCGTAGTCCACGCCGCGGCGCGGCACTTCGCCGGAAGTGCCGCGCCGCTCTCTCCAATCAGGCCGTAGGGGGGACTGCTTTCCAATGCGTCAGTACGCGGCGCGCCGCATTCTGTTCTTCATACCGGTCGTCCTGATCGTGAGCATCATCACGTTCTTCGGCCTGAACCTGATCCCGGGAGACCCTGCCCTCACCTTTCTCGGCGGCACGATCGAACTCCACGACCTCGAGGCCTACCACAAGGCTCACGGGCTCGAGCACCAGGCGTGCCTCAACAAGCACGACGACGGTGCGCTCGGCAAGATCGGCGCTCTCGATAACTGTGGCCGCATACTGGTGGAGAAGTACTTCACCTGGCTCGGCGGCATGCTCCACGGCGACCCCGGGGACTCACTGCTGGGCGGCGATATCAAGAGCGAGCTAAAGGCCCGGTTTCCGGTGACGCTGCAGATCCTGATCTTCAGCTTCACCTTCACGATGTTCTTTGGCCTGCTGTTCGGCGCCCTTTCGGCGATCTTTCAGGACACGCCACTTGACTACGCGGTCCGCATCTTCAGCATCTTTGGCCTCTCGATACCCTCGTTCTTCTCTCTGACCCTCCTGCTGTTGATCCCGGCAATCCTTTGGAGCTACTCGCCTCCGCTGCGCTACGTGAGCCTGTGGGAGAACCCGGGGGAGTTCCTGCAGAAGGTGCTGCCGCCCACCCTCATCCTGGGCATCGAGGGCTCGGCGGGACTGATGCGGCTGGTGCGCTCGGCGTTGCTGGAGGTGCTGCGCCAGGACTACATCCGCACGGCGCGGGCCAAGGGCCTGCAGGAACGCCTGGTGTTCCTGAGGCACGCCTTCAAGAACGCCATGATCCCCGTACTGACGATCGCAGGCACGCTGATCGCGGGCCTGCTCGGCGGCTCCGTGATCTTGGAGCAGATCATGGCCTTCCAGGGCCTGGGCCAGTACACTTTCCGCGCGGTCACGCAACAGGACTACAACGTAGTCATGACGATGGTCACATACCTCGCCACCGTGGTGGTGACCATGAACCTCGTCGTTGACCTGCTCTACGCTTACGTGGACCCGAGGATTCGCTACCGATGACGACAGCCGAGATCCCAGTCGAGCGTCCGTCGCCGTTCGGGCCGCTGGCCGCCGTCCGGCCCGCTCAGCGGTTCCTCAGCGCGGTCCTGAAGTTCGTCCGCACCAAGCCTTTAGG
This genomic window contains:
- a CDS encoding ABC transporter permease — encoded protein: MRQYAARRILFFIPVVLIVSIITFFGLNLIPGDPALTFLGGTIELHDLEAYHKAHGLEHQACLNKHDDGALGKIGALDNCGRILVEKYFTWLGGMLHGDPGDSLLGGDIKSELKARFPVTLQILIFSFTFTMFFGLLFGALSAIFQDTPLDYAVRIFSIFGLSIPSFFSLTLLLLIPAILWSYSPPLRYVSLWENPGEFLQKVLPPTLILGIEGSAGLMRLVRSALLEVLRQDYIRTARAKGLQERLVFLRHAFKNAMIPVLTIAGTLIAGLLGGSVILEQIMAFQGLGQYTFRAVTQQDYNVVMTMVTYLATVVVTMNLVVDLLYAYVDPRIRYR